A window of Zingiber officinale cultivar Zhangliang chromosome 5A, Zo_v1.1, whole genome shotgun sequence contains these coding sequences:
- the LOC121981014 gene encoding probable L-type lectin-domain containing receptor kinase S.5, translating to MRSLEFNYTDFVAENSTDFIFADGTSIAGGALQITPNSGNQSHQSSRVMYSTSFKLHRGNGSALTSINSTFVFNIQPLTHPGGEGFTFLLTNNPALPAGDSSGQWLGAFSSQTNGSSLNRTIAVEFDTRRSYAGDLDDNHVGLDVNGIPSAGQLSFGTVGINISQGIDVEVIILFDAEEGLVQLLAAMINGSSVISNVFGFSWVLDLSQHLDEDVWVGFSSSTSNLSQLNQIKSWYFSAVDVEFAGAKKKKGRKAIWLLVLVAPFCAAAACLFFTLWKMGNRGALRYDRNIVRRDIELVLEASNDRPVKFQLSELKIATGNFDPNRQLGRGGFGTVYRGYLKEYDVEVAVKRIQKNSRGGEREFVAEVTTISQLSHRNLVKLIGWCHDAGELLLVYEYLRRRSLDKYLFGEDSECSVLDWERRYRIVAGVAAALDYLHHGSVRRVVHRDVKASNVMLDEEFDARLGDFGLARAVERGGGKSHYSTAGVAGTRGYMAPECYFTGRAAPETDVYAFGVFAMEVACGRRPGSHVVVVEDDDDGFSPESAYLVDWVWDLHGRGRILEAADRRLGGQYDEAEMERVLLLALACCHPNHRKRPSMRVALQVLSGDTAPPNPAMEKPAFVWPATVPREEVEMPLVGLLFVGSGGGHVTQSTMTGR from the coding sequence ATGAGAAGCTTAGAATTCAACTACACCGATTTCGTCGCAGAAAATTCAACCGATTTCATCTTCGCCGACGGCACCAGCATCGCCGGCGGTGCTCTCCAGATCACGCCTAACTCCGGCAATCAATCGCACCAGTCCAGCAGAGTCATGTACAGCACCAGCTTTAAGCTCCATCGAGGCAACGGATCTGCTCTCACTTCGATCAATTCCACCTTCGTCTTCAACATCCAGCCTCTGACTCACCCCGGCGGCGAAGGCTTCACTTTCCTGCTCACCAACAACCCGGCGCTCCCCGCCGGAGACAGCAGCGGCCAGTGGCTCGGCGCCTTCAGCAGCCAAACCAACGGAAGCTCCTTGAACCGCACCATTGCCGTCGAATTCGACACGAGGAGGAGCTACGCCGGCGACCTCGACGACAACCACGTGGGGCTCGACGTCAACGGCATCCCGTCGGCGGGGCAGCTCTCGTTCGGGACCGTCGGGATTAACATTTCCCAAGGGATCGACGTGGAAGTCATCATTCTGTTCGACGCCGAGGAAGGATTGGTCCAACTCTTGGCCGCCATGATCAACGGCTCCTCTGTGATTTCCAACGTCTTTGGGTTTTCATGGGTTCTCGATCTGTCGCAGCACCTCGATGAGGACGTGTGGGTCGGCTTCTCCAGCTCGACGAGCAATCTGTCGCAGTTGAACCAGATCAAATCTTGGTACTTCAGCGCCGTCGACGTTGAGTTCGCCggagcaaagaagaagaagggaaggaaAGCGATCTGGCTGCTTGTTTTAGTTGCTCCGTTCTGCGCCGCTGCTGCTTGCTTGTTTTTTACACTTTGGAAGATGGGGAACAGAGGAGCTTTGCGATACGATAGAAATATCGTGAGGCGAGATATCGAATTAGTCCTCGAGGCTAGCAACGATCGGCCGGTTAAGTTTCAGCTGTCGGAGCTCAAGATTGCCACCGGAAACTTCGATCCAAATAGGCAGCTCGGAAGAGGAGGATTCGGAACCGTTTACAGAGGATATCTGAAAGAGTACGACGTGGAAGTAGCGGTGAAGAGAATACAGAAGAATTCGCGGGGAGGAGAGCGAGAGTTCGTCGCGGAGGTGACGACGATCAGCCAGCTCTCTCACCGGAACCTGGTGAAGCTCATCGGGTGGTGTCACGACGCCGGCGAGCTCCTCCTCGTGTATGAGTACCTGCGGAGAAGAAGCTTGGATAAGTACCTGTTTGGTGAGGATTCGGAATGCTCTGTTCTGGATTGGGAAAGGAGGTACAGGATCGTCGCCGGCGTGGCCGCCGCGTTGGACTACCTCCACCACGGAAGCGTGAGGCGGGTAGTCCACCGGGACGTGAAGGCTAGCAACGTGATGCTGGACGAGGAGTTCGACGCCCGACTGGGAGACTTTGGGCTGGCGCGGGCGGTGGAGCGCGGCGGCGGGAAGTCACACTACTCGACGGCGGGGGTGGCCGGCACCAGAGGGTACATGGCGCCGGAGTGCTACTTCACCGGCCGCGCCGCGCCGGAGACGGACGTGTACGCGTTCGGTGTGTTCGCCATGGAGGTCGCCTGCGGCCGGCGGCCGGGGAGTCACGTCGTCGTCgtcgaagacgacgacgacggctTCTCGCCGGAGTCGGCGTATCTGGTGGACTGGGTGTGGGATTTGCACGGCAGGGGGAGGATTCTGGAGGCGGCGGATCGGAGATTAGGAGGCCAGTACGATGAGGCGGAGATGGAGAGGGTGTTGCTTCTGGCGCTGGCGTGCTGCCACCCGAACCATCGGAAGAGGCCGTCGATGAGGGTGGCGCTGCAGGTGCTGTCCGGAGACACTGCCCCTCCGAATCCAGCGATGGAGAAGCCGGCGTTCGTGTGGCCGGCGACGGTGCCGAGGGAGGAGGTGGAGATGCCGCTGGTGGGGCTGCTGTTCGTCGGAAGCGGTGGGGGCCACGTCACACAGAGCACCATGACCGGAAGATGA
- the LOC121981015 gene encoding nascent polypeptide-associated complex subunit beta-like, whose translation MNREKLIKMAGAVRTGGKGSMRRKKKAVHKSPTTDDKKLQSTLRRIGVNTIPAIEEVNIFKDDAVIQFLNPKVQASIAANTWVVSGVPQTKKLQDILPTIINQLGPDNLENLRKLAEQFQRQAPEAAAAAADKGGEEEDGDVPDLVPGETFEQAAEEKQAS comes from the exons ATGAATCGAGAGAAGCTAATCAAGATGGCAGGTGCAGTCCGCACCGGTGGAAAAGGCAGTATGCGCAg GAAGAAGAAGGCAGTTCATAAAAGCCCAACTACTGACGATAAAAAGCTGCAGAGCACATTGAGAAGAATTGGGGTAAACACTATCCCTGCTATAGAAGAAGTCAACATTTTTAAAGATGATGCTGTCATCCAGTTTCTGAATCCCAAAG tGCAAGCTTCAATTGCAGCCAATACATGGGTGGTTAGCGGTGTACCTCAAACTAAAA AACTCCAGGACATACTCCCTACAATCATCAACCAATTAG GTCCTGATAATCTAGAGAACTTGAGGAAGCTCGCAGAGCAGTTCCAGAGGCAAGCACCTGAAGCTGCTGCTGCTGCAGCTGATAAaggcggagaagaagaagacggCGATGTCCCAGACCTAGTGCCTGGAGAGACATTTGAGCAGGCTGCTGAAGAGAAACAAGCTTCATAG